A genome region from Euphorbia lathyris chromosome 4, ddEupLath1.1, whole genome shotgun sequence includes the following:
- the LOC136227808 gene encoding exopolygalacturonase-like: MESCLMLSSLFTILIVLSNVKAQAPAAPGAGGGGDITTFGAKPGADSAQAITTAWKEACAAAGTGTVTVPTGTFLTGPVLLAGPCKGEMKFNLIGTLQAPLKVETSGWITFEHVDKLTISGTGTLDGQGEEMWKSQPGCFKTAKMCKTTAINLRLDFVKTGLVEGITSLNSKNFHINVLSSTDITLQKLTITAPAESPNTDGIHVARSKGVTITDVNIGTGDDCVSVGDGTSDLKVINVKCGPGHGISIGSLGLYQNEEPVTGVTVQGCTLTKSDNGVRVKSWPDKYGCEASGIHFLDITMEEVENPIIIDMMYCPPGGCSTTAPSKVKLTDISFKGIKGSTPTPDAISINCMPGSCTNIGLADIDLKFTGPKGPPIANCTNIKPTMTGTVNPAGC; the protein is encoded by the exons ATGGAATCTTGTTTAATGTTGTCATCTCTATTTACGATTTTGATTGTGTTATCTAATGTAAAAGCACAAGCACCAGCAGCACCGGGTGCAGGTGGAGGAGGGGATATAACGACATTTGGAGCAAAACCTGGTGCAGATAGTGCTCAG GCTATAACTACTGCTTGGAAAGAGGCATGTGCGGCAGCAGGTACCGGTACAGTGACAGTTCCTACAGGAACATTTCTAACAGGGCCAGTGTTACTGGCAGGTCCTTGcaaaggagagatgaaatttAACCTTATAGGAACCTTACAGGCACCACTTAAAGTGGAAACTTCTGGTTGGATTACTTTTGAACATGTTGATAAACTCACAATAAGTGGGACTGGAACTCTAGATGGTCAAGGCGAAGAAATGTGGAAGAGCCAACCTGGTTGTTTCAAGACTGCAAAAATGTGCAAGACAACAGCAATT AATCTAAGGCTTGATTTCGTAAAAACTGGTCTTGTGGAAGGTATCACATCCCTCAACAGTAAGAATTTCCATATCAATGTTTTGTCTAGCACTGACATCACATTGCAAAAGCTTACAATAACTGCACCCGCTGAAAGCCCTAATACAGATGGAATTCATGTTGCAAGATCAAAGGGAGTTACCATTACTGACGTTAACATTGGTACTGGTGATGATTGTGTCTCTGTTGGTGATGGAACATCAGACTTAAAGGTAATAAACGTCAAATGTGGTCCTGGTCATGGAATTAGTATCGGAAGTTTAGGACTTTACCAGAATGAGGAACCTGTAACCGGAGTCACTGTTCAAGGATGCACCCTTACAAAAAGTGATAATGGTGTGAGAGTTAAATCATGGCCGGACAAATACGGTTGCGAAGCATCGGGCATACACTTTTTAGATATTACCATGGAAGAGGTTGAGAATCCTATCATTATAGATATGATGTATTGTCCACCCGGTGGATGCAGTACAACG GCTCCGTCAAAGGTCAAGCTTACTGATATTTCCTTTAAAGGCATCAAGGGTTCAACACCCACTCCTGATGCAATTTCAATCAACTGTATGCCTGGAAGTTGCACAAATATAGGACTTGCTGACATTGATCTCAAATTTACTGGACCTAAAGGACCTCCAATAGCTAATTGTACCAATATTAAGCCAACTATGACCGGAACTGTGAATCCTGCAGGATGTTAA